One stretch of Bombina bombina isolate aBomBom1 chromosome 7, aBomBom1.pri, whole genome shotgun sequence DNA includes these proteins:
- the LOC128636614 gene encoding olfactory receptor 8D1-like: MEEMNQTMVTYFIMKGISDVPQLQAPIFILVLVLYLMTLGSNMTILYLVCRDPHLHTPMYFFLGNLSILDMSHTTVTSHRVLVNFISGHNSISYVSYLLQFYIFVSLAANQLLILTAMSYDRYVAICNPLCYHMTMSRTVCVLLAIFCWVISFLETLPYVVLVAQYTCYRSNIINHFFCDVMPLLKLTCSDTTVFYILVFSEGVFIMVLTPFMLTFISYVFIITAILRIRSSSGRRKAFYTCSSHLTVVILLYVSITWQYIRPSAKDNLDENKMLSLFNTAIVPLLNPLIYSLKNKDVKSALRRKLITSKTLL, translated from the coding sequence ATGGAAGAGATGAATCAGACAATGGTGACTTATTTTATTATGAAAGGGATTTCAGACGTTCCTCAGCTCCAGGCTCCAATCTTTATTTTGGTCCTGGTTCTCTATCTCATGACACTTGGCAGTAACATGACTATTCTTTACCTGGTCTGCCGGGATCCTCACCTGCACACGCCCATGTACTTCTTCCTTGGCAACTTGTCTATTTTGGACATGTCTCATACAACTGTTACTTCCCATAGGGTACTTGTTAATTTCATATCAGGACACAATAGTATTTCATATGTTTCCTACCTTTTgcaattttatatatttgtatcattaGCAGCTAATCAGTTGTTGATACTGACTGCTATGAGTTATGATCGCTATGTGGCCATCTGTAATCCGCTGTGCTATCACATGACCATGAGCCGTACAgtctgtgtcctgctggccattttCTGTTGGGTAATCAGTTTCCTAGAAACCTTACCTTACGTTGTGTTAGTGGCACAATACACTTGTTACAGATCCAATATAATCAATCACTTCTTCTGTGATGTTATGCCTCTTTTGAAACTCACCTGCAGTGACAccactgttttttatattttggttttCAGTGAGGGTGTGTTTATTATGGTTTTAACCCCCTTCATGCTCACCTTTATATCTTATGTATTTATCATCACTGCCATCCTGAGGATACGATCTAGTTCTGGAAGACGTAAAGCCTTCTACACATGTTCTTCACACCTCACAGTTGTCATTCTTCTCTATGTGTCTATCACCTGGCAATATATAAGGCCATCTGCAAAAGACAATTTGGATGAAAATAAGATGCTGTCTCTATTTAACACTGCTATTGTCCCCTTACTAAATCCATTGATATACAGCTTAAAAAATAAGGATGTCAAGTCAGCACTGAGACGTAAATTGATAACTTCTAAAACTTTATTATGA